The genomic region GCACGACCAGCTTGCCCGCCTCCAGTTCGAGGATGGCACTGTCGCCGGTGGCGTCCTCGATGGCCAGGTGCAGCGTGGCGTCGTGACCGTTGGCGCCGACCATCACCAGCTGGACGCCGTCCATCAGCTCCAGTGCCTCGGACACCGTCGCGGCCTGATCGAGCAGGTACTGCGCCCACACGCCGGTGTGCAGACCGGGCAGCGCGGTGTCGCGCTGTCCGACGTCCGTGGACTTCAGGTACAGCGCGTGGACGGCCAGCCCACGCTCGTTGAGGCCGTCGACGGTGCCCAGCCCGTAGACCGTCGTCACGAGGCTGCCGTGGGTGCTCGTCCACCGCAGCGGGTTGTCGGGCACCACGACCTCGGTGAGCAGCAGTCCGCCGTCGCGGGCGCGGCCCCTCGGAAACGCCACGATCAGAGGCTCAGTGGACTCCGGCCAGTCCATGCTTCGGCCTGATAGCACTGCTAACTGGTTGGTATTCCACAAGACTCGCGTGCACATGTGGCTCAGATCCTCCTCGCGTATCCGCCGGCGGCGTGTCCTGAGCCGACATCGGTGCGGGTCAGCGTAGCTGTGATATCAAGACGACGTGCGCGTACCCGCCCTCTGTTCGGCGGCAGTCCTCTGCGTGGCGTGCGGTTCATCCGTTGCGCCCGAACCGTCCTCTGCAACAACGGGGCTCCCCGCGCACGCCGCGGTCGCCGAACCGGCGAGGATCGGCGCGGCGCGCAGCGATCTGCCCCCGGGATACGAGGTCGGCGACCTCGCCGGGCGCACCGCTCCGGTGGCGCTCTGGG from Mycolicibacterium sp. YH-1 harbors:
- a CDS encoding linear amide C-N hydrolase → MCTRVLWNTNQLAVLSGRSMDWPESTEPLIVAFPRGRARDGGLLLTEVVVPDNPLRWTSTHGSLVTTVYGLGTVDGLNERGLAVHALYLKSTDVGQRDTALPGLHTGVWAQYLLDQAATVSEALELMDGVQLVMVGANGHDATLHLAIEDATGDSAILELEAGKLVVHHGREFTLMTNDPTYDEQLALLSKQDFSHPSRDMPLPGNVNPVDRFQRAAYYSALLPEPTSERQAVASVLAVMRNVSVPFGAPYGEFGVYNTEYRTVCDTTNRLYVFELSTSPSTIWVQISGLDLSEGAPTLAVDPHDESLSGDVTGRFTAHDIGF